One Urocitellus parryii isolate mUroPar1 chromosome 8, mUroPar1.hap1, whole genome shotgun sequence DNA window includes the following coding sequences:
- the LOC113200101 gene encoding olfactory receptor 2J3, protein MMEKFNGTSEDYLILLGFSNWPHLEVVLFVLILIFYLMTLIGNMFIIVLSYLDSHLHTPMYFFLSNLSFLDLCYTTSSLPQLLVNLWGPEKTISYTGCMVQLYFVLALGATECILLMVMSYDRYAAVCRPLHYTVLMHPRFCHLLAVASWVCGFTNSAVHSLFILWVPLCGNRQVDHFFCEVPALLQLSCFDTRANELTLMVTSSIFVLVPLILIFTSYGAIAQAVLRMQSTTGLQKVFRTCGAHLMVVSLFFIPVMCIYLQPSTENSQDRGKFIALFYTVVTPSLNPLIYTLRNKDVRGAVKRLMGRE, encoded by the coding sequence GGAAAAATTCAATGGTACCTCTGAAGACTACTTAATTCTGTTGGGTTTTTCTAATTGGCCTCACCTGGAAGTAGTTCTTTTTGTGTTGATCTTGATATTCTACCTGATGACACTGATAGGCAACATGTTCATCATCGTCTTGTCTTACCTGGATTCCCATCTTCATactcccatgtacttcttcctctcaaATCTCTCTTTCCTGGATCTCTGCTACACTACAAGCTCTCTCCCACAACTGCTGGTGAACTTGTGGGGCCCAGAGAAGACCATTTCTTATACTGGTTGTATGGTTCAACTTTATTTTGTCCTTGCCTTAGGAGCCACAGAGTGTATCCTGTTGATGGTGATGTCCTATGACCGTTATGCAGCTGTGTGTAGACCCTTGCATTACACTGTCCTCATGCACCCTCGATTCTGCCACTTGCTTGCTGTGGCTTCTTGGGTATGTGGTTTTACCAACTCAGCAGTTCATTCTCTCTTTATCCTCTGGGTACCCCTCTGTGGAAATCGTCAAGTGGatcacttcttctgtgaagtaccaGCACTCCTGCAATTATCCTGTTTTGACACTCGTGCTAATGAGCTGACTCTTATGGTCACCAGCTCTATTTTTGTTCTTGTACCCCTTATTCTCATTTTTACCTCTTATGGTGCCATTGCTCAGGCAGTACTGAGGATGCAGTCAACTACTGGACTTCAGAAAGTCTTCAGGACATGTGGAGCCCATCTTATGGTGGTCTCCCTCTTTTTCATTCCAGTTATGTGCATATATCTTCAACCATCAACTGAAAATTCTCAAGACCGAGGCAAGTTCATTGCTCTGTTTTATACTGTTGTCACACCTAGCCTCAACCCACTCATCTATACCCTCCGAAACAAAGATGTAAGAGGGGCAGTTAAGAGATTAATGGGGCGAGAATAA